The sequence below is a genomic window from Mytilus edulis unplaced genomic scaffold, xbMytEdul2.2 SCAFFOLD_1842, whole genome shotgun sequence.
gctaatagtttaagaaagatagacagaaacacaaaaacttaacactgagcaacaaactgtaaaaatgagatcaaggtcaaataaaacctgcccgactgacataaagatcataaaatatttccatactccaaatatagttgacctattgcatatagtattagaaaaaaagaccaaaactcaaaaacttaactttgaccactgaaccatgaaaatgaggtcaaggtcagatgacacctgccagctagaatgtacaccttacaatcattccatacaccaaatatagtagacctattgcataaagtattagaaaaaaagaccaaaactcaaaaacttaactttgaccactgaaccatgaaaatgaggtcaaggtcagatgacacctgccagctagacatgtacaccttacaatcattccatacaccaaatatagtagacctattacataaagtataagaaaaacagaccaaaacacaaaaacctaactataaccactgaaccatgaaaatgaggtcaaggtcatatgacacctgccagttgacatgtacaccttacagtccttccatacaccaaatatacctgacctattgcttatagtatctgagatacggaCTTGACAACCAAAATTTTACCTtgttcaatgatccatgaaatgaggtcgaggtcaagtgaatcTATAAACAaagaatgaagcatccaggtcttccaccttctaaaatataaagcttttaagaagttagctaacgccaccCCCCACCCCTGCTGGATCACTCTCCCTATATCGAGCTTcctgcaacaaaagtcgcaggctcaacaaaaattaatacatatatatgtatatcattgTATATCAAACCTTTTTCTTCGAATCttttggtttctttttctttaagaATTTAAGCATAGGATCATCTGCCCTGGTTATCTCCTTAAGGTGTTTATCTAAGTCATCATCATCTTTAAATCTAGCCATAGGCTTAGACGCCTCATGTAAATGTTCTTCTACATTTCTTTGTTGTTGTTCTTGTTGTTTCATTCTACattaaatttaacaatattaGACAAAACATTATAGAAATAAcccaaattttaaaattgaatattggCAGTTATCTTTATTACTGTTAATTcggaaattattgcatgcatttattattgcgattttgtcagttaagacttaaatgcgattttcagaaaaatcctgtttagttcatataaaatatttcaaaatgcgacattaaattattgcgtttacccAGTGTTCTCTGTCGCATTTTtcccaataataaaaacctccctatattttctaaatttacagtactcTGAATTAAAGAATACATCATTcatcatgtttatcaaaatagtttaatgaaaaaaagtacatgtacattgtaagtgTATGCAGGATAAGGCAAGAATGTCAACCTTTACTTTTTTCAATTCTGCCATTTTTAAGCACATGATTTCCATTCATTATTACAGCAGATTGTGATTCAAACCAACTATGTCCTTTCAAATAAGAttaaaatgttatttacaaatataacttTGTATGAGTTATTTATGAATGCATGGCAAGTTCCAGATGTAATTTACTGTTAAATAGCAGTGTACAATAAACTCTTTGTGTGTGACGTGTAGAACACAGAAACACAACAAATTAAGTTGGTACATGTATACAACAACATGAAATACTTTAATATACAGTACAATGCAGAATGGCAATAATAAGGACTAGCATAATAAAATCTGACGCCTTCATATTTGTATGTAGCTTTTTCTGAAATAATTAATCTcacattttggtctattgtgttGAAATAATAAATGcctgcaataatttctgaatttacagaatcgGTTTTTCGTTGGATTGGTGTACcttaaataacattttaaaagtttttttcagtCCTCTTTGTTGATGCTGCTGTTTGTTGTTGATACATTTTAGCCATTCAGAGTATTTTCTAACACTTAACTCACCCTTTTccccatttttcatatttttctttcatttgtctttctTTCTCAAGTTGTTCAGCATTTTTTTCTGCTTCATCTTCCATGTTTCTTCTCTTTCCTGTTTTTCTGTCTCTGAAAACTGTCACGGCATCTCTTCCTAGAGCATCATTGCTTATCTGAAATTATGTATGACTATGTAAGTttgcatcaaatttcatttttatcattCCAAGATTTACATTGATCAACATGCTGAATGTAATATTGTCAACCCTATTAATATGTATTTAATTGCTCCTATATATATTGCCTACCTTGCAATGTGTTATAACTGAATGTAATATTGTCAACCCTATTACTATGTATTTAATTGATACTATTGCCTACCTTGCAATGTGTTATAACGGTGTTATAAAATTGTGTTAATTCATATCGTACAGAAATCTTGAATCATCTGATTTTAATGATTGACTCTGGTAGCAGACTTGCGATGTCATACTGTTTTTGGTGCTAAAGACATGAAAATtgttttgcagattttttttgtttttttcactaTAATATACATTAAACTAAATCTCTACATTGCTTCATATTGTAACTACATATTTCAAATTTCCTACTTATAATTGTTTTTGCAATATAACTACAAGTGTTTTTGTGCAATCTtctaaaattgcaataataaacaCACACAATAATTTCTCAATTTACAATAATTTCTAATTAGGTGTATTCTCCTTAGCAGACTacatttataaaacttataattactGTGCACCCGGATCCCAGGTTTTGAGGGACTGTTGGGCCCCACTTATATACTTAACCCTTCCATattttgtatgtgtctgtcccaagtaaggagcctgtaattatgttgttatttaacatgtttaaatcagtatatcataaatgtttttttgtttgtattgtacaTAAAATCAggctgttggttttcttgttaaAATTGCTTTGCATTTGTTGTTTCAGGACCTTTTATACCTTACTATGTAATacgagttttgctcattgtttaaggctgcACTGTGACTAATTTTGTCTCATTAGCATGAATAGCAACATTACTACATCTGATCTTTTATATCAACAAAAAACAAGGGGTAAACTCAGGTGTTACAGAAGGAGTTACAGTTCCTGCTCCCATTAGTTTAAATCAATGTCGAAGATCCACcaatacatttgtttttgttattggtgaAACACATGCAGCAGACACTACCTTTTTAAAAGCATcatcttctttctttttcatcTTCTCTGCCTCCATTTTCATATCTTTAGCACTTTGTAATCCAGCTTTTTTACCAGATAATGTTTTACTCATCTTATCTTTTTTTCTGGGTGGTGATTGGTCAGAATCTGAATTATTCCTTTTCCTTCTTGGTGGTGATTGGTCAGATCCTGAATCCTTTCTTATTCTTCTGGGTGGTGATTGGTCAGACCCTGATTCATGTCTTTTCCTCCTCGGTGGCGATTTGTCAGATCCTGAATCATGTCTTTGCCTTCTTGGAGGTGATTCATCAGAATCTAATCTTTTTCTTGGTTCAAAACGAGATTTACGGATTAAGGATTTAGGTTTCCTTGCAGGTGATGAATCGGAATCAGAATCATGCCTCTGTTTCCTTGGTAATGATTGGTCAGAATCTGAATCATGTCTTTGATTCCTTGGTAATGATTGGTCAGAATCTGAATCATGTCTATGTTTTCTTGGTAATGAATTATCTGAATCTGAATCATGTCTTTTTCTTCTAGGAAGATCAGATTGTCTTGAAacactttttttgttatattcacTTTCCCTTTTATTCTTGAAAAaggattttgtattttttaaaatgtcttcATCTTTCATACTCTTCAACAAGGATGGGTCAAAATCGtcatctgtaaaaataaaataacatgatTAAGATCTTGTCAGATACTGTCAATTtgaattctaatgcaacaacgtttgtaacgttcattttgattggataatgtcaattatttacatggcatcaattgacaattgatgctatgggacgtacgcgcaagcacAGACGGCATATGACATATTTTGAATACaggttttaacgttgttttctgatagtttcattagaatggagataacaatattgctaacgcgtcgccagtaaacttaatttgtgacaatcaaatccccaattgatgccatcagagcttaaaatacaatacagttatatcCTAAATAACATGCATATTTGTTGAGTATTGAATGATAACCAATATCAGTATAGTTTACTTGAATAGATCCATGTTTTTTTATATCCCATTTCAAGAAAACTTAGCTTACTAAATGAAATCCACCATAGATAATACAACTGTAAACAGTAATGTATGCTGGCTAAATGTAAAAGTTGTTTACAATTTGGTTAAGCATggattaaatattgttaaaaaaaagaggaTAAAAGTGCAATATGTGAAGGTTTTTTAGGATACTATAATCAGATTATAAACAACAACATAAAATCTGCGTCATTTAGAAATCAACATAATGCAAGTGCAGGTAAACGACTGATTGATATTTGAACattcaaatacaatataaaaggtgaatttttggtctgttttgtagACCTTTTATACATTGTAACAAcattaaaaattttcaaacagtAACAGACTTTgcatatagatttttttcaaccTGAAATAGGATAACAGATGTTATGATATTCATTTGCCAATGGAGGCAAAAGTTAATTCCTATCTGACACAGCTCATAAAGTAAAATAAGAAATGCTGATGAATCTGAACCCATaatctagacaagataaagagaagGAATAGGtctcaattttatgattaaaGTTGAATAAGGAATATTATCATGATGATCATATTCCCATAATGCATTACATACATGCTcttggataaaaaaaattcagGCTACAAATGTATTATCATGATCATATGGactcttgtgaagagttttctcatcggcaatcataccaaatcttctttttttatatcttatcattaaagtttacattttagaCAATTAGTGCAGTATTTTAatggacatattttttttaaatgttttgatgtGATATTTTTCCCTTACATGggttaactagaggctctcaagagcctgtgtcgctcacctgttaatgtgtttactgatgtcggccatcttcgttggtaggcggggtcattagacacttttttttttaaaatagataccctagtattatgattgtggccaagtttggttaaatttggccaagtcattttagaaaagatttttatacaagttacaaaaattcagaaaagttgttcaatattgactacaaagggcaataactccttaaggggtcctctaacaattttgatcatgctgacttatttgtagatcttactttgctaaacattattgctgtttacagtttatctctatctataatagtattcaagataataaccaaaaactgcaaaatttccttaaaatcaccaattttagggcagcaacccaacaacaggttgtccgattcaactcaaaatttgtgaggggatatatcttattctgatggacatttaaatcttgaaagatttgccctaaatgtcttagtttcaaagatataaagcaaaaactgcattttaccactatgttctaattttacccatgtcggccattttgtttggcaggttgggtcatcggacacattttttaaactataaaccacaatgataattgtggccaagtttggttaaatttggcaaagtagttttggagaagaagatttttagaaaagttacaaaaaatgaagaatagttgttaaaaattgactataaagggcaataactccttaaggggtcaactgacaattttggtcatgttgacttatttgtaggtcttacattgctgaacattattgctgtttacagtttatctctatctataatagtattcaagataataaccaaaaactgcaaaatttccttaaaataaccatttcacaggcagcaacccaacaacaggttgtcctattcgtctgaaaatttcaaggcagatagatcttgacctgatcaaccattttaccccatgtcagatttactctaaatgcttttgtttttgagttataagccaaaaactgcattttacccctatcttctatttttagccatggcggccatcttggttggtttgacgggtcacgccacacattttttaaactagataccccaaggatgattgtggccaagtttggtagaatttggcccagtagtttcagaggagaagatttttgtaaaagtttacggacgacggatgcaggacgacggacgacggacgccaagtgatgagaaaagctcacttgacctttcaggtcaggtgagctaaaaatgtggcGCTGAAAAGGGTTATATAAGCTAAAAATATCTGATTCTTTTTTAAATGTCTGCAACGCCAGACCCTTCTAAAATCagttgaataaaatataaaaaagtgtgAATATAAAGAGCAGGATAAAATCACATCTCATATTAAATACAATAACAACTTTAATATGTCACCTTTCCCAAGTGTTTTCCATCGACCATCACTATGTCTGTAAGTTTCCAACTGTTGTATAGTATCTGGACGTTCGTCAATAATAGCTACAATGGTTGGGTCATCTTCCCCAATATCTTCATCTAGTGTATTTTCTAAGTTCTCTGGGAGTAGGGACTTTAAATCAACATCATCATCTATAATCGTTGATCTGAAGAAAATAAACtaaacaatatacaattattgtaTATCATGTGTTAATAAAAAGGCACAAAGACATGATATGCCCATCCACAATCCAGTTAGAGAGGACATTGATATTGTATGTTGATCTATAATACTGTATACACATTATTGAAGTGAGTAAATTACTGTACATATTTCTAAAACTCAAAAAGCACAAGTTGTTATGTTGAAACAATGCctagttttataaaattgaatattaaattttaaGATCCCTTCTTGGGAAAGACAAAGGACATGAAGGAGCAAATCACCAAAACAGCTACGGATCCACAGATCATTTTAAAGTATGTctcctttattttctttttctttgtgttcaaaTTGTAGTTGTATATATATGAGAAGTGTCAAAAACATGTTGTATTCATACTGAGCTGCATGTCTGTACCTTTTCAAGTTATAGTTGTCGGTCTTTCTTAC
It includes:
- the LOC139505396 gene encoding BUD13 homolog; this translates as MAEISKAEYLKRYLSGPEENEKKKKRRKVVKSNSKHIRSTIIDDDVDLKSLLPENLENTLDEDIGEDDPTIVAIIDERPDTIQQLETYRHSDGRWKTLGKDDDFDPSLLKSMKDEDILKNTKSFFKNKRESEYNKKSVSRQSDLPRRKRHDSDSDNSLPRKHRHDSDSDQSLPRNQRHDSDSDQSLPRKQRHDSDSDSSPARKPKSLIRKSRFEPRKRLDSDESPPRRQRHDSGSDKSPPRRKRHESGSDQSPPRRIRKDSGSDQSPPRRKRNNSDSDQSPPRKKDKMSKTLSGKKAGLQSAKDMKMEAEKMKKKEDDAFKKISNDALGRDAVTVFRDRKTGKRRNMEDEAEKNAEQLEKERQMKEKYEKWGKGMKQQEQQQRNVEEHLHEASKPMARFKDDDDLDKHLKEITRADDPMLKFLKKKKPKDSKKKKQLPKYKGAPPPPNRFNMMPGYRWDGVDRSNGFEAKYFASISNKKAITEDAYKWSVEDM